The proteins below are encoded in one region of Brachyspira intermedia PWS/A:
- a CDS encoding TonB-dependent receptor domain-containing protein has protein sequence MPAFLLILLYMFLSFPIYAEDNILSEDENAFDYEIIQEETNEIQASHKEKQFLFDKSIYIRKSQIKSSKSQNMAELIKEYCNIDIKNKTVYSQSTFILNGKVLNNDEKKIYLFLYNKDDIDSININYYASSGSIVYDILSKKYSKSEELLYTKLSRDIKLESDKTIKYVKTQTNESKSSGKMNLLEYNIKNQNNSSLNFNLDTSGEERGFSSKKSKTADFRSYVNGNVNFNVSPIKQISVTGRYFVNMQTDIALLNRGYTNNIKNQNLYQGGNIKLSLKPHDIVTLEALYFISSKKDLLTNNNQYLTTQGTKTSIIFNIPIKDISSTIRIKGNYSYLVGKNLYNVSVNNNDLPGLPRHQFNTSLEYIYSRNKDFESSILFNVQYIGDQYNNTTKSEVDKSYTTFDIISSFVFKKDISLKFGVKNVLDVKYETIKGYPISSREYFVNVSAKLR, from the coding sequence ATGCCGGCTTTTTTATTAATATTATTATATATGTTTTTGTCTTTTCCTATTTATGCTGAAGATAATATTCTGTCTGAAGATGAAAATGCATTTGACTATGAAATTATACAAGAAGAAACAAATGAAATTCAAGCATCTCATAAAGAAAAGCAATTTCTCTTTGACAAATCAATATATATAAGAAAAAGTCAAATAAAGTCATCTAAATCACAAAATATGGCAGAACTTATAAAAGAATATTGTAATATAGATATAAAAAATAAAACAGTATATTCTCAGTCTACATTTATATTGAATGGTAAAGTACTTAATAATGATGAAAAAAAAATATATTTATTTTTATATAATAAAGATGATATAGATTCAATAAATATTAATTATTATGCATCAAGCGGAAGTATTGTATATGATATTTTGAGTAAGAAATATTCTAAATCTGAAGAACTACTATATACAAAATTATCAAGAGATATTAAGCTTGAATCGGATAAAACTATTAAGTATGTAAAAACTCAAACCAATGAAAGTAAATCTTCTGGTAAAATGAATTTGCTTGAATATAATATAAAAAATCAAAATAATAGTTCATTAAATTTTAATTTAGATACTTCAGGAGAGGAAAGGGGATTCAGCAGTAAGAAAAGTAAGACAGCAGATTTCAGATCATACGTGAATGGAAATGTTAATTTTAATGTAAGTCCTATAAAACAGATAAGTGTAACAGGAAGATATTTTGTTAATATGCAAACTGATATTGCATTATTAAATAGGGGATACACTAATAATATAAAAAATCAGAATTTATATCAGGGCGGTAATATTAAATTATCATTAAAACCACATGATATAGTTACTCTTGAAGCTTTATATTTTATAAGCTCTAAAAAAGATTTACTTACAAATAATAATCAATATCTTACAACTCAAGGAACTAAAACTAGTATAATATTCAATATACCAATAAAAGATATTAGTTCAACCATAAGGATAAAAGGTAATTATTCATATTTGGTTGGTAAAAATTTATATAATGTAAGTGTAAATAATAATGATTTACCGGGACTTCCAAGGCATCAGTTTAATACATCTTTGGAATATATATATAGTCGAAATAAGGATTTTGAATCAAGCATACTTTTTAATGTACAATATATAGGGGATCAATATAATAATACAACAAAATCTGAAGTTGATAAGTCTTATACCACATTTGATATAATAAGTTCATTTGTATTTAAAAAAGATATATCTCTAAAATTTGGTGTAAAGAATGTATTAGATGTTAAGTATGAAACTATTAAAGGCTATCCTATATCAAGCAGAGAATATTTTGTAAATGTTTCTGCCAAATTACGATAA
- the polA gene encoding DNA polymerase I: MKKTFLIIDAFGILYRYHFIFLKRPLLNSKGQNVSSINGFMRTYFSLINTYPAEYVAIALDSSRKTFRNEIYKEYKENRESMPDDLRSQIPILYNLIDALGISRIVLENYEADDIVGTIAEKNKKENIKTIIYSPDKDILQLVCDDVRVVASNKDNELMEYDAEAVKEKRGVYPNQIIDLLALMGDASDNIPGVKGVGEKTALKLLEEYKSLDGIYENIDSIKGKIQEKLLESKDMAYMSYKLATIERDIKDFNLDYNEIASSKINIDEVNKILDELELKQIRDKINSYIYGSSSNKKAEKVKISDEKTNSNETVKEESPILSAKDNKASYYLIENETELENLLKDINSKKLVCIDFETTGLDTFKDTIIGISFAIRSNEAFYLDLSGRTNIDKDKCMNLVFDTLSKEDIKVIGHNLKYEYKMMRAIGKSLGNMYFDTMVAAYLINPTRGRYNMDDLAMAYLSYNTIKYSDLTDNAKKTLLDAPLKDVVEYACEDADVTFRFYECFAPLLKTHNLEELFFNIEMPLVSVLADMEFDGVYISSERMKALSDEYTSLLEKTKEKIYKEAGEEFNLQSPKQLEYILFDKMGIPPTKKTKTGFSTDEEVLTELSQKYKIAEYMLTYRKYAKLKNTYLDVFPTLINEKTGRIHASFNQTVTATGRLSSSEPNLQNIPVRGEEGREIRNTFIPEKGNLLIAADYSQIELRLLAHFSNDPVLVEAFKNNDDIHRKTAMKIYSVSKEHVTASMRNIAKIINFSIIYGKTAFGLSKELGIKRKEAEDFIKGYFSTYSRVKPFCEEVVEEVRNKGYVRTMCGRIRDLSKTINSSNAMARNEAERMALNTLIQGSAADMIKVAMVAIHKEFKNHLKTAKIVMQVHDELVVEVSEKEADKAMTIMKEIMEHSVKTNVPITVDIHKGNSWGEVH, translated from the coding sequence ATGAAAAAAACATTTCTTATTATCGATGCATTTGGTATACTTTACAGATACCATTTTATTTTTTTGAAAAGACCTCTTTTAAACTCTAAGGGGCAAAATGTTTCATCTATTAATGGTTTCATGAGAACTTATTTCTCGCTTATTAATACATATCCTGCTGAATATGTTGCTATAGCTTTGGACAGTTCTAGAAAAACTTTTAGAAATGAAATATATAAAGAGTATAAAGAGAATAGGGAGAGTATGCCTGATGATTTAAGAAGTCAGATACCTATACTTTATAATCTTATAGATGCTTTAGGTATATCTAGAATAGTACTAGAGAATTATGAGGCTGATGATATAGTTGGAACTATTGCTGAGAAAAATAAAAAAGAGAATATAAAAACTATAATTTATTCTCCTGATAAAGATATACTTCAGCTTGTTTGCGATGATGTAAGAGTGGTTGCAAGCAATAAAGATAATGAGTTAATGGAATATGATGCTGAGGCTGTTAAAGAAAAGAGGGGAGTTTATCCTAATCAAATAATAGATTTACTTGCCCTTATGGGTGATGCTTCTGATAATATACCTGGAGTTAAAGGAGTAGGAGAGAAGACTGCTTTAAAACTTCTTGAAGAATATAAAAGTTTAGACGGTATATATGAAAATATTGATTCTATTAAGGGTAAGATTCAAGAAAAACTCTTAGAATCAAAAGATATGGCATATATGAGCTATAAACTTGCTACCATCGAAAGAGATATTAAAGATTTTAATTTAGATTATAATGAAATAGCAAGCAGTAAAATAAATATTGATGAAGTTAATAAAATATTAGATGAATTAGAATTAAAACAGATAAGAGATAAAATTAATTCATATATATATGGTTCTTCTTCAAATAAAAAAGCTGAAAAAGTAAAAATATCTGATGAAAAAACAAATAGCAATGAAACAGTAAAAGAAGAAAGTCCTATACTTAGTGCTAAAGATAATAAGGCTAGCTATTATTTAATAGAGAATGAAACAGAATTAGAAAATCTTTTAAAAGATATTAACAGTAAAAAACTTGTATGTATAGATTTTGAAACTACAGGACTTGATACTTTCAAAGATACTATAATAGGAATTTCATTTGCTATAAGATCTAATGAAGCATTTTATTTAGATTTAAGCGGAAGAACTAATATTGATAAAGATAAATGTATGAATCTTGTATTTGATACTTTATCTAAAGAAGATATAAAGGTTATAGGTCATAATCTTAAATATGAATACAAGATGATGAGAGCTATTGGTAAAAGTTTAGGCAATATGTACTTTGATACTATGGTTGCTGCATATTTGATTAATCCTACAAGAGGAAGATACAATATGGATGATTTAGCTATGGCTTATCTTTCATACAATACAATCAAATACAGCGATTTAACTGATAATGCTAAAAAGACATTATTAGATGCACCTTTAAAAGATGTTGTTGAGTATGCTTGCGAAGATGCTGATGTAACATTCAGATTCTATGAATGTTTTGCTCCTCTTTTAAAAACTCATAATCTTGAAGAATTATTTTTTAATATAGAAATGCCTTTAGTTAGCGTACTTGCTGATATGGAATTTGACGGTGTTTATATAAGCAGCGAAAGAATGAAAGCATTATCCGATGAGTATACTTCACTATTAGAAAAGACTAAAGAGAAAATATATAAAGAAGCAGGAGAAGAATTTAATTTACAATCTCCTAAACAGCTTGAGTATATACTATTCGATAAAATGGGAATACCTCCAACTAAAAAAACAAAAACAGGTTTCTCAACTGATGAAGAAGTATTAACAGAACTTTCTCAAAAATACAAAATAGCAGAATACATGCTTACATATAGAAAATATGCAAAATTAAAAAATACTTATCTTGATGTGTTCCCTACTTTGATAAATGAAAAAACAGGAAGAATACATGCTTCATTCAATCAAACTGTAACAGCTACAGGACGTTTATCATCATCAGAACCTAATTTGCAGAATATTCCGGTGAGAGGTGAAGAGGGTAGAGAGATAAGAAATACATTCATACCAGAAAAAGGCAATTTACTTATAGCAGCAGACTATTCTCAAATAGAATTAAGATTATTGGCACATTTCAGTAATGATCCTGTATTAGTAGAAGCATTCAAAAATAATGATGATATTCACAGAAAAACAGCAATGAAAATATATTCTGTGAGCAAAGAGCATGTAACTGCATCAATGAGAAATATTGCTAAGATAATAAACTTCTCTATCATTTACGGTAAAACAGCATTCGGACTTTCAAAAGAGCTTGGAATAAAAAGAAAAGAAGCTGAAGATTTTATAAAAGGATATTTTTCAACATATTCAAGAGTGAAGCCTTTCTGTGAGGAAGTAGTTGAAGAAGTAAGAAATAAAGGCTATGTAAGAACTATGTGCGGAAGGATTAGGGATTTATCAAAGACTATCAATTCTTCAAATGCTATGGCTAGAAATGAGGCTGAAAGAATGGCTTTGAATACTCTTATTCAGGGAAGTGCTGCTGACATGATAAAGGTTGCTATGGTTGCTATACATAAAGAGTTTAAAAATCATTTGAAGACAGCAAAAATAGTTATGCAAGTTCATGACGAATTAGTAGTTGAAGTTTCTGAAAAAGAGGCTGACAAGGCTATGACTATAATGAAAGAGATAATGGAGCATTCAGTAAAAACTAATGTGCCTATAACTGTTGATATACATAAAGGAAACAGCTGGGGAGAGGTTCATTAA
- a CDS encoding GrpB family protein, whose protein sequence is MRIIEIVDYDPNWKNLYREEESKIKNIINDILISIHHIGSTSIENLKAKPIIDILAVVDDINKVDSYNDDFANIGYKAMGENGIAKRRFFMKDYIDDNGTQKRFSHIHIFDINNKFDIERHLAFRDFLRANKNIAEEYVKIKLEALKNCNNDIELYCNYKDKFIKDIEKKALEFYRKNL, encoded by the coding sequence ATGAGAATAATTGAAATTGTTGATTATGATCCTAATTGGAAGAATTTATATAGAGAGGAAGAATCAAAAATAAAAAATATTATTAATGATATACTTATAAGCATTCATCATATAGGAAGCACATCAATAGAAAATTTAAAAGCAAAACCTATTATAGATATATTGGCTGTAGTTGATGACATAAATAAAGTTGATAGTTATAATGATGATTTTGCTAATATTGGTTATAAAGCCATGGGAGAAAATGGAATAGCAAAGAGAAGATTTTTTATGAAAGATTATATTGATGATAACGGTACCCAAAAAAGATTTTCTCATATACATATATTTGATATTAATAATAAGTTTGATATTGAAAGGCATTTAGCTTTTAGAGATTTTTTAAGGGCAAATAAAAATATTGCTGAAGAATATGTTAAAATAAAATTGGAAGCTTTGAAAAATTGTAATAATGATATTGAATTATATTGTAATTATAAAGATAAATTTATAAAAGACATAGAAAAAAAGGCATTAGAATTTTATAGAAAGAATTTATAA
- a CDS encoding N-acetylmuramoyl-L-alanine amidase family protein, whose protein sequence is MYQGRLRLFGGNQRGRRITLLLITVLALFNTCYLLYPQNNDKIKLNNLNIKVEDLKEAFNPAVSKFSEKTISTIIIDPGHGGKDPGAVGVNKLFEKDIVLAFSLELKEELEDLLPNVKIVLTRTGDTYPTLEKRFEIANNAAKINTDKAKNALFVSVHANASFSPNARGFEAYFVSAQESSEYARAVSMFENEALVKFDNIDTSKYEKDSSQITHNYMLVEQYQKESKLLAESITEQVLKVSGVARRTKPVQNALFYVLKGAVMPSTLIELGFITNPTDAKFMNTKETRLKMVKATAEGIKKYIEIFEKTKGFTK, encoded by the coding sequence TTGTATCAAGGAAGATTGCGGTTATTCGGAGGAAATCAAAGAGGACGAAGAATAACATTACTATTAATTACTGTATTAGCTCTGTTTAATACTTGTTATCTACTTTATCCGCAAAATAATGATAAGATAAAACTAAATAATTTAAATATAAAAGTAGAAGATTTGAAAGAGGCTTTTAATCCAGCTGTAAGTAAATTCAGTGAGAAAACTATATCTACAATAATTATAGATCCCGGACATGGAGGAAAAGATCCAGGAGCTGTGGGAGTAAATAAATTATTTGAAAAAGATATAGTTTTAGCCTTTTCATTAGAGTTAAAAGAAGAATTAGAGGATTTGCTTCCAAATGTAAAAATAGTACTTACAAGAACAGGAGACACATACCCTACTCTTGAAAAGCGTTTTGAAATAGCTAATAATGCCGCAAAAATCAATACTGATAAAGCAAAAAATGCATTATTTGTAAGCGTACATGCCAATGCTTCATTTAGCCCTAATGCTAGAGGTTTTGAGGCTTATTTTGTGAGTGCTCAGGAGTCAAGCGAATATGCAAGAGCAGTGTCTATGTTTGAGAATGAGGCTTTGGTAAAGTTTGATAATATAGATACTTCAAAATATGAAAAAGATTCCTCGCAAATAACTCATAACTATATGCTTGTAGAACAGTATCAAAAAGAAAGCAAATTATTAGCTGAATCAATCACAGAACAAGTTCTCAAAGTATCAGGAGTGGCAAGAAGAACTAAACCTGTACAGAATGCTTTATTTTATGTTCTTAAGGGTGCCGTTATGCCTTCAACATTAATAGAATTAGGATTCATAACAAATCCGACTGATGCTAAGTTTATGAACACCAAAGAAACAAGATTAAAAATGGTAAAAGCTACTGCCGAAGGTATAAAGAAATACATAGAAATTTTTGAAAAGACTAAAGGTTTTACAAAATAA
- the topA gene encoding type I DNA topoisomerase, which produces MESPAKAKTINRYLGSDYLVMSSMGHLIDLPRSRLAIDVDHGFEPEYITIRGRAKILNDLKKEAKKAEEVLLAADDDREGESIAWHIGNKIRGVNSAVPIKRIVFHEITKDALKEAIDQPRDIDISKVNAQKARRVLDRLIGYNLSPLLWDKIKRGLSAGRVQNVALLIICNREDEIETFVPVEYWTFGVFLKHKNKEFLAELQKYKGEKPDLKTRQDVEDIMEHLKDKTYTVASIEVKDRLRNPTAPYTTSKLQQAASSALGYSASKTMQVAQSLYEGVDIAGEATGLITYMRTDSVRISPVAQEQAKEFIEKEYGSNYLPPEPPTYSVKKNAQDAHEAIRPTNVFLTPDSIKEYLKTDQYKLYKLIWERFVSSQMLPAKMKNTRAIIVAGDCEFSLSSSKIEFDGFMKVLTIDKEDKEKASKMPNLSKDDVCEFVENNPQQHFTTPPPRYTDASLVKILEESGIGRPSTYAPTIKTIISRHYVQRKGKQLVPTELGKLVNELISENFPELVNINFTADMESKLDKIEDDNIEWNNILKEFYPHFLDTLKTATENINNMKDFFNEETDFVCEKCGKKMIKRLGRYGYFIACSGFPECKNTKGISFGVCPKCGGDITLKRSKRGREFYGCSNYPKCDFVSWDKPLQEPCPKCGGLMVEKNIKNKGLFKVCIKEDCGYSEEIKEDEE; this is translated from the coding sequence GTGGAGTCTCCAGCGAAAGCTAAAACAATTAATAGATATTTAGGCTCTGATTATCTTGTAATGTCATCAATGGGGCATTTAATCGATTTGCCTAGAAGCAGACTGGCTATAGATGTAGATCATGGCTTTGAACCTGAATACATCACTATAAGAGGAAGAGCTAAAATATTAAATGATTTGAAAAAAGAGGCAAAAAAAGCGGAAGAAGTATTACTAGCTGCCGATGATGATAGAGAGGGAGAAAGCATAGCTTGGCATATAGGAAATAAAATCAGAGGCGTAAACTCTGCTGTGCCTATAAAGAGAATAGTTTTTCATGAGATAACAAAAGATGCATTAAAAGAAGCTATTGATCAGCCAAGAGATATAGATATTTCAAAAGTTAATGCTCAAAAGGCAAGAAGAGTATTAGACAGACTTATAGGTTATAATTTAAGCCCATTATTATGGGATAAAATAAAAAGAGGACTTTCGGCAGGAAGAGTACAGAATGTAGCTTTACTTATTATTTGTAATAGAGAAGATGAAATTGAAACTTTTGTACCTGTAGAATATTGGACTTTCGGAGTATTTTTAAAGCATAAAAATAAAGAGTTTTTAGCAGAACTTCAAAAATATAAAGGTGAAAAGCCTGATTTAAAAACTAGACAAGATGTTGAAGATATAATGGAACATCTTAAAGACAAAACTTATACTGTTGCAAGCATAGAGGTAAAAGACAGATTAAGAAACCCTACTGCTCCATATACTACAAGTAAGCTTCAGCAGGCAGCAAGCAGTGCATTAGGATACAGTGCTTCAAAAACTATGCAGGTAGCACAATCACTTTATGAAGGTGTTGATATAGCAGGAGAGGCTACTGGTTTAATAACTTATATGCGTACTGATAGTGTAAGAATATCTCCTGTTGCTCAGGAACAGGCTAAAGAGTTTATTGAAAAAGAATATGGAAGCAATTATTTACCTCCTGAACCTCCTACATATTCAGTAAAAAAGAATGCTCAGGACGCTCACGAGGCTATAAGACCTACTAATGTATTTTTAACTCCTGACAGCATTAAAGAATATTTGAAAACAGATCAATATAAACTGTATAAACTTATATGGGAGAGATTTGTATCGTCTCAAATGCTTCCTGCAAAAATGAAAAACACAAGGGCTATAATAGTGGCTGGAGATTGTGAGTTTTCTCTTTCTTCTTCAAAAATAGAATTTGACGGATTTATGAAGGTTCTTACAATAGACAAAGAAGATAAAGAAAAAGCTTCAAAAATGCCTAATTTATCAAAAGATGATGTATGTGAATTTGTTGAAAATAATCCTCAGCAGCATTTCACAACACCTCCTCCAAGATATACAGATGCTTCACTCGTAAAAATACTTGAAGAATCAGGAATAGGAAGACCTTCTACTTATGCCCCAACTATTAAAACAATAATATCAAGGCATTATGTACAGAGAAAAGGAAAGCAATTAGTACCTACAGAATTAGGAAAATTAGTTAATGAACTTATAAGCGAAAATTTCCCTGAACTTGTAAATATTAACTTTACTGCCGACATGGAAAGTAAACTTGATAAAATAGAAGACGATAATATAGAATGGAATAATATATTAAAAGAATTCTATCCTCATTTTTTGGATACATTGAAAACAGCTACTGAAAATATTAACAATATGAAAGACTTTTTCAATGAAGAAACTGATTTCGTATGTGAAAAATGCGGTAAGAAGATGATTAAGCGTTTGGGAAGATATGGATATTTCATAGCTTGTTCCGGATTCCCTGAATGTAAAAACACTAAAGGAATATCTTTTGGCGTTTGTCCTAAATGCGGAGGCGATATAACATTAAAACGCTCAAAAAGAGGAAGAGAATTCTATGGTTGTTCTAATTATCCTAAATGCGATTTCGTAAGCTGGGATAAACCTCTTCAAGAACCTTGTCCTAAATGCGGAGGACTTATGGTTGAGAAGAATATTAAAAACAAAGGATTGTTTAAAGTTTGTATCAAGGAAGATTGCGGTTATTCGGAGGAAATCAAAGAGGACGAAGAATAA
- the dprA gene encoding DNA-processing protein DprA yields MSNNYDVKTYLIALNQIDKVGDKRISELINHYESVENIFDDKEENIKELLEKKFKSQIGNFDKNEILDKANTIVEKSNNYGIGILSLFDEDYPFNLKQIDNPPYILYYKGDLKKLRRNAIAIVGTREPTNESRKYSFELASKLSSLNISVVSGMAKGVDREAHLGAISSHINTVAVLGNGIDNVYPSENLQIYNKLSEKGLIVSEFEIGRKPDRMNFPRRNRIISGLSYAVVMVEAASKSGALITVDYALNQGRDVYIAPYDEKKSCYFGNHKLYKDGAKIAYNYIDILEDFDSIFSNDDDYVKMKLKYFEGGDIKSKAVKNDSIKTESNNSKERKEIKKETVKKEEKKKSKISKQNDESIISSLEENEALLYNIIKQNDKIHIDEVIEESKMKVNTVTSMLMQLEIKGIIKQLSGKYYTIEK; encoded by the coding sequence TTGAGTAATAATTATGATGTTAAAACTTATTTGATTGCCTTAAATCAAATTGATAAAGTAGGAGATAAAAGAATATCCGAACTTATAAATCATTATGAATCTGTAGAAAATATTTTTGATGATAAAGAAGAAAATATAAAGGAATTATTAGAAAAAAAATTTAAATCTCAAATAGGTAATTTTGATAAAAATGAGATATTAGATAAAGCAAATACAATAGTAGAAAAATCAAATAACTATGGTATAGGAATATTAAGTTTATTTGATGAAGATTATCCATTTAATTTAAAACAAATAGATAATCCGCCTTATATACTTTATTATAAGGGAGATTTAAAAAAGCTAAGAAGAAATGCTATAGCTATAGTAGGTACTAGAGAGCCTACAAATGAAAGCCGTAAATATTCTTTCGAGCTTGCTAGTAAATTATCATCTTTGAATATATCTGTTGTATCAGGAATGGCTAAAGGAGTCGATAGAGAGGCACATCTTGGGGCAATATCATCTCATATTAATACTGTAGCAGTTTTGGGAAATGGCATTGATAATGTTTATCCTTCTGAAAATTTGCAGATATATAATAAATTATCAGAAAAAGGATTGATAGTAAGCGAATTTGAAATAGGAAGAAAGCCTGACAGAATGAATTTCCCTAGAAGAAACAGAATAATATCAGGACTTTCTTATGCTGTTGTTATGGTAGAAGCTGCAAGCAAATCCGGTGCTTTAATTACTGTTGATTATGCTCTTAATCAAGGCAGAGATGTTTATATTGCACCTTATGATGAGAAAAAAAGCTGTTATTTTGGAAATCATAAACTATATAAAGATGGTGCTAAAATAGCATATAATTATATTGATATACTTGAAGATTTTGATTCAATATTCTCAAATGATGATGATTATGTGAAAATGAAATTAAAATATTTTGAAGGCGGAGATATAAAATCTAAAGCCGTAAAAAATGATTCTATAAAAACTGAAAGCAATAATAGTAAAGAAAGGAAAGAAATAAAAAAAGAAACAGTAAAAAAAGAGGAAAAGAAAAAAAGCAAAATATCAAAACAAAATGATGAATCTATTATAAGCAGTTTAGAAGAAAATGAGGCATTGCTTTATAATATAATAAAACAAAATGATAAAATACATATTGATGAAGTTATAGAGGAAAGCAAAATGAAAGTGAATACTGTAACTTCTATGCTTATGCAATTAGAGATAAAAGGGATTATAAAGCAGCTTTCAGGAAAATATTATACTATAGAAAAATAA
- a CDS encoding tetratricopeptide repeat protein gives MEVILKYFTLIICFLSIISCDKQVFFNRFNLNRAYNLYEKGKNADDDKALLEITSTYNDIINQKIYAQDRLASVYRTLGERSLVKEQYAYSAKYFTEALKILPNSPYLRYGLGISYANLAESADTYEKKSNFIQRAENNIRFAIDKDPNNANYYAALASLKGMHQDNYEEAFDNIKKAVEMNPNNADYLMLLARIQYSRGNYNEAVAAYRKILNLPVENNVKETVLKNIEQIIGQRN, from the coding sequence ATGGAAGTAATTTTAAAATATTTTACATTAATAATTTGTTTTTTATCTATCATATCATGTGATAAGCAGGTATTTTTCAATAGATTTAATTTAAACAGAGCTTATAATCTATATGAAAAAGGAAAGAATGCAGATGATGATAAGGCACTTCTTGAAATAACTTCCACCTATAATGACATTATAAATCAGAAAATATATGCTCAGGATAGATTAGCATCTGTATATAGAACATTGGGTGAAAGAAGTTTAGTAAAAGAACAGTATGCATATTCAGCAAAATATTTTACTGAGGCGTTAAAAATACTTCCAAATAGTCCTTATTTAAGATACGGACTTGGAATATCTTATGCCAATTTAGCAGAAAGTGCTGATACTTATGAAAAAAAGAGTAATTTTATACAAAGAGCAGAAAACAATATTAGATTTGCTATAGATAAAGACCCTAACAATGCAAACTATTATGCTGCTTTAGCATCATTAAAGGGAATGCATCAGGATAATTATGAAGAAGCATTTGATAATATAAAAAAAGCTGTTGAAATGAATCCTAATAATGCAGATTATTTAATGCTGCTTGCAAGAATACAGTACAGCAGGGGAAATTATAATGAAGCGGTGGCAGCGTACAGAAAAATACTCAATCTCCCTGTTGAAAATAATGTTAAAGAAACGGTATTAAAAAATATTGAGCAAATTATAGGACAGAGAAATTGA